The Chryseobacterium indicum genome contains a region encoding:
- a CDS encoding SDR family NAD(P)-dependent oxidoreductase has protein sequence MKNKTIFITGNRKGIGLHLTKYYLAQGYNVLGCSRKESSFSHENYRHFLCDVADEKSVNEVIRQAKKVFNGIDILINNAGIASLNHSLLTPGSTVRNVFETNFYGSFFFSRECAKAMRNNGGRIVNFSTVAVPLNLEGEMVYASSKAAIEKMTKILAKELADYKITVNALGPSPIYTDLIKVIPKDKIDELLHQQAIHRLGELEDVENVIDFFISPKSSFITGQIIYLGGL, from the coding sequence ATGAAGAATAAGACTATTTTCATAACAGGCAACCGTAAAGGTATTGGTCTTCATCTCACCAAATATTATTTAGCTCAAGGCTACAATGTTTTGGGATGTAGCAGGAAGGAAAGCAGTTTCTCTCATGAAAATTATCGCCATTTTCTTTGTGATGTTGCTGATGAAAAAAGTGTAAATGAAGTCATCAGACAGGCTAAAAAAGTATTTAACGGAATAGATATTCTTATTAATAATGCAGGAATAGCTTCGCTCAATCATTCTTTACTAACACCGGGTTCCACGGTGAGAAACGTTTTTGAAACCAATTTTTATGGAAGTTTTTTCTTTAGTAGGGAATGTGCAAAGGCAATGAGGAATAATGGTGGAAGAATTGTAAACTTCTCTACTGTTGCAGTTCCTTTGAATCTTGAAGGTGAGATGGTTTATGCTTCTTCAAAAGCCGCTATTGAAAAAATGACTAAAATTCTAGCCAAAGAGCTTGCAGACTATAAAATTACTGTTAATGCATTAGGCCCATCTCCTATTTATACAGATTTAATAAAAGTTATACCGAAGGATAAAATAGATGAGCTTCTACATCAGCAAGCTATACATCGGTTAGGAGAGTTAGAAGATGTTGAAAATGTGATTGATTTTTTTATTTCTCCTAAAAGCAGTTTCATAACAGGTCAAATTATTTATCTAGGAGGATTATGA
- a CDS encoding long-chain fatty acid--CoA ligase, with protein MNINQFYNYSGLSIIEKNTSYTYSELAVRIEEYKNQLRSVIISRDVIAIHSDYSFESICLLLALSEFPCIIVPIVPTTEFEIQNKLKAAKVIKVISLDNEKLIINSVKDQSFEETEKYDQITNDNHAGLVLFSSGTTGVPKVMVHDFSKLISEFKEPKKQKNLNFILFLLFDHIGGINTLLGCLNNGSQITIPANRNPEYILQLIQDKKIQVLPTSPTFLNLMLMTEDFDKYDLSSLKMITYGTERMPQHLLDRLKIKAPSVKLVQTFGTSETGILKTESKSSTSLFFKIIDPNYQYKVEESQLYLKSKNQVSGYINQESNQFTKEGWFATGDLVEVDEDGYLKIVGRINKVINVGGLKVLPKEIEDIINQFPEVIDSTVFAKDNAITGQMVCAKVVIKEGLDEKEMKKTILRKCREELDRYKVPSKLIITHSIDFTTRFKKEI; from the coding sequence ATGAATATAAATCAGTTTTATAATTATTCAGGACTAAGTATCATTGAAAAAAATACAAGCTACACTTATTCAGAGCTTGCTGTACGAATTGAAGAGTACAAAAATCAACTCAGGTCAGTCATAATTTCACGGGATGTTATCGCCATTCATTCCGATTACAGTTTTGAAAGTATTTGTTTACTTTTAGCCCTGTCAGAATTTCCCTGCATCATTGTTCCAATTGTTCCTACTACAGAATTTGAAATTCAAAATAAACTCAAGGCAGCAAAGGTTATAAAGGTTATTAGCCTTGACAATGAAAAATTGATAATTAATTCCGTGAAAGATCAGTCTTTTGAGGAAACAGAAAAATATGATCAGATCACAAACGACAATCATGCAGGTCTGGTTTTGTTCTCAAGTGGAACAACCGGAGTTCCTAAAGTAATGGTTCATGATTTCAGCAAACTGATCTCAGAATTTAAAGAGCCCAAAAAACAGAAAAATCTTAATTTTATTCTCTTTTTGCTATTTGATCATATTGGGGGAATTAATACACTTTTAGGCTGTCTGAATAACGGCTCACAAATCACAATTCCTGCAAACAGAAATCCGGAATATATTTTACAGCTTATTCAGGATAAAAAAATTCAGGTGCTTCCTACAAGTCCTACTTTTTTGAATTTGATGCTTATGACCGAGGATTTTGATAAATACGATTTATCAAGTCTTAAAATGATTACTTATGGCACAGAAAGAATGCCACAACACTTATTGGATAGACTGAAAATAAAAGCTCCCTCTGTAAAATTAGTGCAAACTTTTGGAACGAGCGAAACAGGAATTTTAAAAACGGAAAGTAAATCATCAACAAGTCTTTTCTTTAAAATTATAGATCCGAATTACCAATATAAAGTGGAAGAGTCTCAACTCTATTTAAAGTCTAAAAATCAGGTTTCAGGATACATCAATCAAGAAAGTAATCAATTTACAAAAGAAGGGTGGTTTGCGACCGGTGATCTTGTGGAAGTAGATGAAGATGGATATTTGAAAATTGTTGGAAGAATAAATAAAGTAATTAATGTAGGAGGATTGAAGGTTCTTCCTAAAGAAATAGAAGATATTATCAATCAGTTTCCTGAAGTAATAGATTCTACTGTTTTTGCAAAAGATAACGCCATTACGGGGCAAATGGTTTGTGCTAAAGTTGTAATTAAAGAAGGACTGGACGAAAAGGAAATGAAAAAAACGATTCTTAGAAAGTGCAGAGAAGAGCTGGATAGATACAAAGTTCCTAGCAAGCTTATCATTACTCATTCCATTGATTTTACCACGAGATTTAAAAAGGAAATATAA